A genomic window from Brassica oleracea var. oleracea cultivar TO1000 chromosome C8, BOL, whole genome shotgun sequence includes:
- the LOC106308582 gene encoding uncharacterized protein LOC106308582, translating to MFEEFMMDNNPNICGNDLQIAKDNHYAEWVRNYVNEASKESRMESWTNVNVEWNDVPDFDPGTTDSPDVDSDSPDVVSDGEDRRERNDYNIEKKALNFVDEPQVKHNLYPETEDDEDEEGSEKLFVDKIREEPEYFMPMKIEELVMEKWKLSVSRPQCQHARNKALRWIEREYDEQFGRLRDYCAEIRSSNVNSSVELDCLRNDDGIEVFNRFYVCFDILRRTWKETFRPLIGVDDCFLKSRMKGKLLVALGRDADNAIYPIAWAVVQVENNNNWLWFVRKIKVDLGLDEGEGYVMVSDRQKGLIAAVKRALSRIEHRMCVRHIYGNLKKLHGKKPEMKLKLWNLAWSYNDADYKANLKYFERYDQDVYDYVMKAKPGKWCREFYKLGTFCEDVENSSTESFNNSIGKARDKPFVPMFETIARLAMVRIARRDVICSSHEGICTPYVIEMLESLHEKASKCMVQPSTNQTYESTSNDCVHRVSLENKTCSCRRWEITGIPCEHAYGVMLKKGLEAQDFVVHWFRIATWRRTYAEGIVPLRGAKF from the exons ATGTTTGAGGAGTTTATGATGGACAACAACCCAAATATATGTGGTAATGATCTACAAATAGCAAAAGACAACCACTATGCGGAATGGGTGAGAAACTAT GTTAACGAAGCAAGTAAG GAATCGAGAATGGAATCATGGACTAACGTGAATGTTGAGTGGAATGATGTACCTGATTTCGACCCAGGGACTACCGATTCTCCTGATGTTGACTCCGATTCTCCTGATGTTGTCTCTGATGGAGAAGATCGCAGAGAGCGCAACGACTACAACATTGAGAAAAAAGCTTTAAACTTTGTTGATGAACCTCAAGTGAAGCATAACTTGTATCCAGAGACAGAAGATGATGAAGATGAAGAGGG ATCAGAGAAGCTGTTTGTTGACAAGATCAGAGAAGAGCCAGAGTATTTCATGCCCATGAAGATTGAGGAGCTGGTTATGGAGAAGTGGAAGCTCAGTGTTAGTAGGCCGCAATGCCAACATGCTAGGAACAAAGCGCTCAGATGGATTGAAAGAGAGTATGATGAGCAGTTTGGACGGTTGAGGGACTACTGCGCTGAGATAAGAAGCTCGAATGTTAATTCTTCTGTTGAGCTTGACTGCCTGAGAAATGATGATGGGATCGAAGTTTTCAACAGATTTTATGTCTGTTTTGACATTCTGAGGAGAACCTGGAAAGAAACGTTCAGGCCACTAATTGGAGTAGATGATTGTTTCTTGAAGTCTAGGATGAAAGGAAAGCTTCTCGTGGCTTTGGGTCGTGATGCCGATAACGCCATTTACCCTATCGCATGGGCTGTGGTACAAGTAGAAAACAACAACAATTGGTTGTGGTTTGTGAGAAAGATCAAGGTTGATCTAGGACTAGATGAAGGAGAGGGTTATGTTATGGTTTCAGATCGTCAAAAGGGATTGATTGCAGCTGTGAAGAGAGCACTATCGCGAATTGAGCATAGGATGTGTGTCAGACACATCTATGGCAACTTGAAGAAACTCCATGGGAAGAAACCTGAAATGAAGCTAAAGCTTTGGAACCTTGCTTGGAGCTACAATGATGCTGATTACAAAGCAAATCTCAAATACTTTGAGAGGTATGATCAAGATGTTTATGACTACGTGATGAAGGCAAAGCCAGGGAAGTGGTGTAGGGAATTCTACAAGCTTGGAACTTTTTGTGAAGACGTGGAGAATAGCTCAACTGAATCTTTCAACAACTCCATAGGTAAAGCCCGAGACAAGCCTTTTGTACCTATGTTTGAGACAATAGCTCGCTTGGCGATGGTTCGTATAGCGAGAAGAGATGTCATCTGCAGCAGCCACGAAGGGATTTGCACACCGTATGTCATTGAGATGCTCGAGAGTTTGCATGAGAAAGCCTCGAAATGCATGGTTCAACCTTCCACCAACCAGACATATGAATCTACTAGTAATGACTGTGTGCATAGGGTGAGCTTGGAAAATAAAACATGTAGCTGCAGAAGATGGGAGATTACAGGGATCCCTTGTGAGCACGCCTATGGAGTTATGCTGAAGAAAGGTTTAGAGGCTCAAGACTTTGTGGTTCACTGGTTTAGGATAGCTACGTGGAGGCGTACGTATGCTGAAGGGATTGTACCTTTGCGTGGAGCAAAGTTCTAG
- the LOC106311512 gene encoding uncharacterized protein At4g04775-like codes for MSNEFGNSSGASSARARGRVVGVPKRCWCGELVVSLMSKSTANPYRRYFWCAFAAEKRLSNDNHTYKWVDEALLDEVEALSFRIGKLEQTILAERGEEERKKFEELELKLETGICARMEDVMSEAKCEVKKALVLVVLGCLTMVVLSKVI; via the exons ATGAGCAATGAATTTGGAAATTCGAGTGGAGCCAGTAGTGCGCGAGCAAGAGGTCGCGTTGTTGGTGTGCCGAAAAGATGTTGGTGTGGAGAATTGGTTGTCTCCTTGATGTCAAAGTCGACCGCAAATCCTTACAGAAGATACTTCTGGTGTGCTTTTGCGGCGGAGAAAAGG CTGAGTAATGATAATCACACTTATAAATGGGTTGATGAGGCGTTGTTGGATGAGGTTGAAGCATTGTCATTTAGGATAGGGAAACTTGAACAAACAATTCTTGCTGAGCGTGGTGAAGAAGAGAGGAAGAAGTTTGAAGAGCTTGAATTGAAATTGGAGACTGGGATTTGTGCAAGAATGGAAGATGTTATGAGTGAAGCCAAATGCGAGGTGAAGAAAGCGCTTGTGCTTGTTGTTTTAGGATGTTTGACCATGGTTGTGTTGTCTAAGGTTATATAG
- the LOC106311050 gene encoding caffeic acid 3-O-methyltransferase-like, whose amino-acid sequence MNSTQIPPDEDEEDMLLAMQLIGLRIVPYAIKTAIELDLLEIIAKAGPLGTHLSPLDLASKVAARNPDAPMMIDRLLRLLSAYSVCTCKLVNDKEGKEFRIYGLGKAGRKLIKDEDRFSLASTLRFTNPKFEGDMCSQLTASILEGGARAYERVYGDLIFKDMEKNENIRAEFNEAMLNHTSIVMKKILKTYNGFNSLSGGVLVDVGGGLGANLALILSRLPKLKGVNFDLPHVVSEAPKIKGVEHVGGDMFDAIPRGQAIFMKWILHDWNDDQCVAILKNCKKALPKNGKVIIIEYIMPREIYETDLATKNSLFYDVGIMCATQGGKERTKEEFEVLAMKAGFNLPNIIYGAYSFWILELYAD is encoded by the exons ATGAATTCAACACAAATTCCCCCAGATGAAGATGAAGAAGATATGTTACTAGCCATGCAACTAATCGGTCTTCGAATCGTCCCTTACGCTATAAAAACTGCAATAGAACTGGATTTATTGGAGATTATTGCCAAGGCCGGACCTTTGGGAACTCATCTCTCACCCTTGGATTTAGCTTCCAAAGTCGCTGCAAGAAATCCTGATGCTCCAATGATGATTGATCGATTACTACGTCTTCTTTCTGCTTATTCGGTATGTACTTGTAAATTGGTGAATGACAAAGAAGGAAAAGAATTTAGAATTTACGGACTGGGAAAAGCCGGAAGGAAACTTATTAAGGATGAAGATAGATTTTCTTTGGCGTCTACTCTGCGTTTTACCAACCCCAAATTTGAAGGCGATATGTG CTCTCAACTCACGGCGTCAATACTGGAGGGTGGAGCACGGGCGTACGAGAGAGTATATGGGGATTTGATCTTTAAGGATATGGAGAAGAATGAAAATATACGAGCTGAGTTTAACGAGGCAATGCTTAACCACACATCAATAGTAATGAAGAAGATACTAAAGACTTACAACGGGTTCAATAGTCTTAGTGGTGGAGTTTTGGTAGATGTTGGAGGTGGCTTAGGTGCAAATCTTGCTTTAATTCTCTCCAGGCTCCCAAAACTTAAAGGTGTTAACTTTGACTTGCCACATGTCGTTTCAGAAGCTCCCAAAATCAAAG GTGTAGAACACGTTGGTGGTGACATGTTTGATGCAATTCCACGGGGTCAAGCCATATTCATGAAG TGGATACTTCACGATTGGAACGATGACCAATGTGTGGCGATATTAAAAAACTGTAAGAAAGCATTACCAAAAAATGGCAAAGTCATTATAATTGAATATATAATGCCGCGAGAAATATATGAAACCGATCTAGCAACCAAAAATTCACTGTTCTACGACGTGGGAATAATGTGTGCAACACAGGGAGGCAAAGAGAGAACCAAAGAAGAATTCGAAGTTTTGGCTATGAAAGCAGGTTTTAACCTCCCAAATATCATTTACGGCGCTTACTCTTTTTGGATCCTTGAATTATATGCAGATTGA